The DNA region CCGGCGTGAGGTGGCAAGACTGTCCGGCGGAGACAAATGCAGGAGAAACTGCAGCATTGACTGGCGCACTGACCGCAAAACCAGTGGCTAGCACGGCAGCAAGCGTCAACAGATTGAACATTCTCATCACATCGTCTCCCTTTGGAGCAAGTGGCTATGACGCCATCCTCCTCCTTTGCCGGAAAAACAAAACTTGCCTTGCTTGATGATGACTATCGACTTAACCAATGATAGTTGACGCCCGTAAGGTGCAAGGCTTTTCGCGTCACCTTTCATCCGCCCTGACCGCTGCGCGGATCGCTTCAAGCAGCATCCTGCAGGCCGGGTTGTCATTGTCCGAGCGCCAGGCCAGATGCAACTCGCTCTGCACGCCTTCGCCCAGATCGATGTCCTGGAACACTACATCCTTGAACACCACATTGGTCGCGCAACGCGGAACCAGAGCCAGCCCCATCCCGGCGTTGACCAGCGCCAGAATAGTCAGTGACGATCCCAGCCATTGGACATACTCCGGTGCCACTCGTGCGGAACGAAACATACCGGTCAGCAGTTCGTTGAACGGTGGGTAGGCCGAATGCGAATACATCAAAAACGGCGCGCCATCGAGGTCTTCAACCCTGACCGACTGTGCACGGGCCAACGGATGATTCCCCGGCACCGCCAGCACAAACGGCTCGCGCACCAGGCACTCGCTCTCGTAACCCGGTTGAAACAGCGGCGCACGCACAATACCCAGATCAATGCGTCGGGCCCTGAGCGCTTCATGCTGCTGATAGGTATTCATTTCAGTCAGGGAAATCTTCACCTGCGGCTGTTTGAGCCGCGCTTCGGCGATCACCCTGGGCAGAAATTCATACACCGCACTGCCGACAAAGCTGATCGTCACCGAACCGATATCGCCCTCTGCAAAGCGCCGCGCCGACATCGCCGCTTGCTGCGCGCGCTCCAGCAAGGTCTGCGCCTCAATGAAAAAGGCCCGGCCTGCGGCAGTCAAGGCGACACTCCGGGTACTGCGGGTGAACAGCTCAACGCCCAGATTGTGTTCCAGTAACTGAATCTGTCGGCTAAGGGGTGGCTGAGTCATATTGAGGCGTTCGGCGGCGCGCCGAAAATTAAGCTCGGTGGCCACCGTCGTGAAGCAGCGCAGCTGGGAAAGCTCAAACATTGATTCATTCCGGGTATCAATCAAGTCAGTAACTAGATTAGACGGGAATAATCAGTGAGTCCATGATCGGCTCATCCCCAAAAAAACAATGAATGGGAGTCGCCTCTTGAATACCGTCCCTCACGCTACGGACGCCACGGTGTTAGCCCGTGCCGCGTCCAAGGTGAAACGCCACGTGCTGCCGCTGTTCGTGGTGATGTTCATCGTTAACTATATCGACCGGGTCAACATCGGTTTTGTACGCAGTCATCTGGAAACCGATCTGGGCATTGGTGCTGCGGCCTATGGGCTGGGCGCAGGCTTGTTCTTTGTCGGTTACGCGCTGTTTGAAGTGCCGTCCAACATGCTGCTGCAACGTTATGGCGCCCGCGCCTGGCTGACCCGCATCATGTTTACCTGGGGCGCAGCGGCCATGGCGATGGCCTTCGTGCAGGGCGAAACCAGCTTCTATGTACTGCGCTTTATCCTGGGTGCAGCTGAAGCAGGCTTCTTTCCAGGCATTATTTATTACTTCACGCAGTGGCTTCCTTCGGCTGATCGCGGCAAGGCCATGGCGCTGTTTCTCAGCGGTTCTGCGATCGCTTCGGTGATCTCCGGGCCGGTATCGGGCGCGCTGCTGGGCGTGGAAGGGTTGAACCTGCACGGCTGGCAATGGATGTTCCTGATCGAAGGCTTCGCCTCCATCGTGCTGTGCGGCTTTGTCTGGTTCTGGTTGCAGTCACACCCCCACGAAGCGACCTGGCTCAGCGATGAAGAAAAAACCGCGCTGACCAGCGCCATTGCCGAAGAACAACGGCTGCGCGAAGCCACGCAGACTGTGCGGCCGACCCTGTTCAGGTTGCTGGCGGACCGCCAAATCATGCTGTTCTGCTTCATCTATTTTTCGATAGCCCTGACCATTTACGGCGCCACGTTCTGGCTGCCGAGCATGATCCGCAAGATGGGCAGTTTCAGCGACTTCGAGGTTGGGCTGTTCAATTCGGTGCCGTGGATCATCTCGATTGTCGCCATGTACGGCTTTGCCGCCCTCGCCGCACGCTTCAAGCACCAACAGGCATGGGTCGCCATCACGCTGGTGATCGCTTCGCTCGGCATGTTCATGTCCACCATTGGCGGGCCTGTCTTCGCGTTTGTTGCCATCTGTTTCGCTGCGATTGGCTTCAAGGCTGCATCGGCGCTGTTCTGGCCGATCCCGCAGGGCTACCTGGATGCGCGCATCGCCGCGGCGGTCATCGCGCTGATCAATTCCATCGGCAACCTCGGCGGCTTCGTCGCGCCCACGACCTTCGGCTTTCTGGAGCAGACCACTGGCTCCATTGAGGGCGGGCTGTATGGACTGGCCGCCACTTCGCTGCTGGCTGCCGTGGTGATCTTCTTTGCACGTACCACCCCGCGAGGTGACACGCGCCACCCGCCGAAAGCCGGGTTGACCGGGCCGCACACTGCCGCCCCGCTCGCTACCCCTTCCAGCCTCAAGCCCTGACTCCCCGGGAGACGCCCTTTGAAAATCACACGTGTGACCGTGACCCCTATCGCCTTTCGCGACCCGCCGCTGCTCAACGCCAGCGGTATCCACGAACCCTTTGCTCTGCGCTCGATCATCGAGGTAGAGACCGACAATGGCTACATCGGCCTCGGTGAAAGCTACGGCGATGCACCTGCACTGGCGATTCAGCAACAGGTGCAGAACCAGTTGCTCGGCCTTGACCCCTTTAACCTCAACCAGTTGCGCAGCATCGTGCAGGCCACCGTTGCGGCCCACAAACCGGCCAGCCTGGCCGGTGCCGAACTGGCGCCAGGCTCGCATGCCAGCAAAGCGGTGAGCAATGCCTACTCGGCGTTCGAGGTCGCGTTTCTGGACGTGCAGGCACGCTCCATGAACCTGCCGTTGGTGGACCTGCTGGGTGGTGCAGTTCGCGAACAGATCCCTTTCAGCGCCTACCTGTTCTTCAAGTATGCGCAGCACGCCGATGCGCCCTACAAGCCGGACAGCTGGGGCGAAGCGCTGAACGAGGAACAGATCGTCGCGCAGGCCCGGCGCATGATCGAGACCTACGGTTTCAAGAGCATCAAACTCAAGGCCGGCGCACTGCGACCGGAACACGAAGTGTCGTGCATCAAGGCGTTGAAAAAGGCCTTTCCCGGCTATCCGCTGCGCATCGATCCCAACGGCAACTGGTCGCTGGAAACCTCGATTCGCATGGCGGAACTGCTGGGTGATGATTTGCAATACTACGAAGATCCGACCCCAGGCCTGGACGGCATGTCCGAACTGCACAAGCGCACCGGCCTGCCGCTGGCGACCAACATGGTGGTCA from Pseudomonas syringae includes:
- a CDS encoding LysR substrate-binding domain-containing protein — translated: MFELSQLRCFTTVATELNFRRAAERLNMTQPPLSRQIQLLEHNLGVELFTRSTRSVALTAAGRAFFIEAQTLLERAQQAAMSARRFAEGDIGSVTISFVGSAVYEFLPRVIAEARLKQPQVKISLTEMNTYQQHEALRARRIDLGIVRAPLFQPGYESECLVREPFVLAVPGNHPLARAQSVRVEDLDGAPFLMYSHSAYPPFNELLTGMFRSARVAPEYVQWLGSSLTILALVNAGMGLALVPRCATNVVFKDVVFQDIDLGEGVQSELHLAWRSDNDNPACRMLLEAIRAAVRADER
- a CDS encoding MFS transporter — its product is MLARAASKVKRHVLPLFVVMFIVNYIDRVNIGFVRSHLETDLGIGAAAYGLGAGLFFVGYALFEVPSNMLLQRYGARAWLTRIMFTWGAAAMAMAFVQGETSFYVLRFILGAAEAGFFPGIIYYFTQWLPSADRGKAMALFLSGSAIASVISGPVSGALLGVEGLNLHGWQWMFLIEGFASIVLCGFVWFWLQSHPHEATWLSDEEKTALTSAIAEEQRLREATQTVRPTLFRLLADRQIMLFCFIYFSIALTIYGATFWLPSMIRKMGSFSDFEVGLFNSVPWIISIVAMYGFAALAARFKHQQAWVAITLVIASLGMFMSTIGGPVFAFVAICFAAIGFKAASALFWPIPQGYLDARIAAAVIALINSIGNLGGFVAPTTFGFLEQTTGSIEGGLYGLAATSLLAAVVIFFARTTPRGDTRHPPKAGLTGPHTAAPLATPSSLKP
- a CDS encoding glucarate dehydratase family protein, yielding MKITRVTVTPIAFRDPPLLNASGIHEPFALRSIIEVETDNGYIGLGESYGDAPALAIQQQVQNQLLGLDPFNLNQLRSIVQATVAAHKPASLAGAELAPGSHASKAVSNAYSAFEVAFLDVQARSMNLPLVDLLGGAVREQIPFSAYLFFKYAQHADAPYKPDSWGEALNEEQIVAQARRMIETYGFKSIKLKAGALRPEHEVSCIKALKKAFPGYPLRIDPNGNWSLETSIRMAELLGDDLQYYEDPTPGLDGMSELHKRTGLPLATNMVVTDFDEFRRSVSLDSVQIVLADHHYWGGLRDTQTLAKMCDTFGLGVSMHSNSHLGISLMAMAHVAASVPNLDYACDTHYPWQEPDEEVIKGGKLPIVDGCVSITRAPGLGLELDYDQLGKLNDQYHSCGIRQRDDVKQMQKYQPDWKAVKPRY